The DNA segment CGGTCAACCCGTATGACGCGTTCTCTGCTGTTCTTGGCGGGAAGTCGTTTGAGAACGGTAGTAATCGAGCAGTCTAATTTTGCCTCACGGAATAAATCATGCGGGTTGGGCCACACGAACCGGTTGTGACGGACCGAGCCACACGGACTGAACCGGACGGAATCTTGAGgaaaaatctataaaaaaaaaaaaagatttctttTTTCGAAAAATCGTtcttaattttatatattataatattaaataattaaaataatttaggtGTGTAAGGCATCGCCGAGAAGAGGGCATGTGTTGTTCATCGGTGCATACCGGTGGGAAGTTTGTCGCTCGAAGATGGTCGCCACCGCGCTCCATTTCGGAGCCATTCCGACTCTAATTCCCGTAAATAACCTAGCTAGGGTTTCCAAAGAGGGGCGAAGGGGACCCTCCACCACTCCGTCTTCGGCTGGTCCCCTATTTCGATCGGGTTGGAGGATTTCGCGAGCCCCGGCGACGGCCCCAATCATACGGGCTGCTGCCGAGGTGCAGACCACCGAGGATGCTCTTGTGAAAGTCTCGACGGCGGCCGATGTGGTGAGGGAGTTCTACGACGGGATTAATCGCCGGGATCTTTCAGCCGTGGAGCCGCTGATCTCAGAGGATTGTGTCTACGAGGATCTGGTCTTTCCCCGACCTT comes from the Musa acuminata AAA Group cultivar baxijiao chromosome BXJ1-10, Cavendish_Baxijiao_AAA, whole genome shotgun sequence genome and includes:
- the LOC135595501 gene encoding uncharacterized protein LOC135595501, yielding MVATALHFGAIPTLIPVNNLARVSKEGRRGPSTTPSSAGPLFRSGWRISRAPATAPIIRAAAEVQTTEDALVKVSTAADVVREFYDGINRRDLSAVEPLISEDCVYEDLVFPRPFVGRKAILDFFKKFTESVSADLQFVIDDISNEDSSAVGVTWHLEWRGRPFPFSKGCSFYSLQFREGKRQIVYGRDCVEPAAKPGDSALVIIQGVSWILKQFPQLADWL